From the Streptomyces sp. Sge12 genome, the window CGAAGCCCGTGAGGCGGCCGCCCGCGCTGTAGGGGGCGGTGCGCAGCCCGGCCGCGCGGAGGGTGGAGTCGACGGTCCAGTACGCACGCGGACGCGTGGCGAGCGGTCCGGCGTGCACGGCGATCCGGCCCCCGGGGCGCAGGGCCCGCGCGGCCAGCCCGTAGAACTCCTGCGAGTACAGCTTCGTACTGGGGGTGATGCCCGGGTCCGGGAGGTCGGAGACGATGACGTCGAAGCCGTCGCCGGCGGCCGGTCCCCGCAGCCAGCGGAAGGCGTCCTGGGTGACCACGGCCAACCGCGGGTCCTCGTAGACCCGGGCGTTGAGCGCGGAGAGCATCGGATCGGTGCGGGCCAGGCGGACCACGCCCGGGTCGAGCTCGACGACGGTCACGGAGGAGACGTCCCGGTAGCGCAGCACCTCGCGGGCGGCGAGCCCGTCGCCTCCGCCGAGGACCAGGACGCGGGCGTGCGGTCCGGTCATCGCGGGGTGGACCAGGGCCTCGTGGTACCGGTACTCGTCGTAGCCGCTGACCCGCAGCCGCCCGTCGAGGTAGAGGTCGAGGGAGCGCGGGGAGCCGGTCGACGGCCCGGTGAGCACCAGTTCCTGCACCCCGGTCTGGACGGCGACCCGCACCTCCCCGCCGTATACGGCGCGCCGGGCGGTCCGCTCGAAGTCGTCGGCGAGGACCGTCGCGGAGGCGAGCACGGCCAGTACGGTCACGTTCGCGGCGACCAGCAGCCAGCGGCAGCGCCTGCTCAGGTCCCGGCGGAACAGCCACAGGACCAGCCCGCCCCCGACGATCACGTTGACGGTGCCGGTGACCATGGCGCCGGTGAGCTGGCCGAGCATCGGGAGCAGCAGGAAGGGGAAGGCGAGGCCGCCGACGAGGGCGCCCACGTAGTCGGCGGCGAACAGGTCGGCGACGGCTCCGCCCGCGTCCTGTCTGCGGATCCGCTGGATGAGGACCATCAGCAGCGGGATCTCCGCGCCGATGAGCACCCCGATCGCGAAGGAGAAGGCGACGAGCGCGGGGCGGGACTCCCCCAGCCAGGCGAAGCTCGCGTACAGCGCTATGGCCGAGAGCCCGCCGAGGAGGGCGAGCCCGGCCTCGATGGCGCCGAAGCCGAAGGCGGGCCGGTGGCGGAAGCGCTTGGCGAGCAGGGAGCCGACGCCCATGGCGAAGACCATGACGGACAGGACGACCGACGCCTGGGTGACGGAGTCACCGATCAGATAGGTGCCGAGGGCGAGCAGCTCCAGCTCGTACACGAGCCCGCAGGCGGCGCAGATGAACACGGTGGCCAGGACGAGGAGTCGGCCGGTCCGGGGCCGTACGGGCAGGGCGGCCGGGACGGTCGCGGCGCGCCGAGGCTCCGGGGCCGGGAGCACCCGGCGCGGGACGGAACGGTCGATCATGAAGCGAACCGTACGTCACCGCCCACTCGCATCCGGTCACCCACATGGGTGCAAGTGGGGTGCTGATCCCGCCAGTTGGCGTAACCAGGGCGGGATAATCGCGCCCCGGCGCCCGCTACAGCAGCGCGGGTGATTCCAGCGCCGTCGCGGGTGCCCCCATCCGTACGCCCACCCGCGTGCGGGTGGCCACCAGCTGGCCCTCCTGCGGGTACGCGTGCCAGGTCCGCCAGCGCACCTGCCCCTCGAAGCGCTGCGCGAGCATGGCGGTGAAGGCGTGCGGACTTCCGGGAAAGGTCCCCGCTAGCCCGTTCGGGTGGTCCGCCACCAATGCGAGCAGCTCCTGGGCCCGCCCGGCGAAGGACCCGCGCGACAGGGTCTCGACCCGCGCGGCGAACTCGTACTCCCAGTCGCCGACCCGCTTGGCCACGCCGAGCGGCAGCGGCGTGCTGCTGCCGGGCATACAGGCGACCGTCTCCGAGCAGAGCACCTCCCCCTCCTCCAGGAGCACCTGGTGGGAGGCCCCGAGCAGGCGCAACTCCACCTTCGCCCCCGAGAGTTCGAGGTTCAGTACGGCCAGGGCGGGCAGCCGGTCCCGACCCAGGGCCCAGGCGAGATCGGCGGCACGCGTGTCGGTGTATGAGGTCTGGAGGGTCGTGAGCATGAGTCGGCTCCGCAAACGCGCGAGGGAGATGGGCCGGGGCCCGCCAGCGGTAGCAAGCACGGGTGGGGGGAAACCGGCACGGGTCCACAGGAAGTCCAGGGAGGTCCGAGGACTGGTCTACTCAACCGAGGGAATCATGAAAGGCACGGCACTCACAGCGTTTTTACCCAACTTGAACGGGTTTACATCCCCCCGGGGGCTCCGCAGTTCACGTGTTCAACAGGTTGCGCCCCGCGCGTCGTCATGCATCGACGAACAAGAGGGCGCCCGGCGGCAGTCAGGCCGTCGAACGCCCTCGTCACACGCGGTGCCCGCGGCCCCGCGTCAGCTGGATCCGCCGCACCCGCCACCGCCGCCGCACGAGGAGGACGATCCCCCGCACGACGAGGAGGAGCCACAGCTGGAGGAGGACGACCCGCAGCCCGAGTTCGACGAGGAGCCGCCGTCCGCCCACCAGCTGCCGCGGCCCCGGCGGCCGGACCGGGTCCGCCGCCTGGACGACCGGCCCAGCGCGTTCAGGAGGACCACCACGAAGAGAGCCACGATCACCACGAAAACGAAGACGAACCCCATGTCCGCCACCTCTCTCACACCCCGGTCTTCCCGGGGGAGCAGGATCCCCGCGTCCTGCGTGAAGGGGGGATGCCCACGGCCCGTACGACCCAAAGCACACTTGAGGAAGTCCAGAGGTTGCCCGCAGGATGACGCCCATGAGCGCACCCGTGAGCAGCGACCGCCCCTTCCTGAACCGCCGCCTCGCGGCCTTCGGCACGACGATCTTCGCGGAGATGTCGGCGCTGGCCGGCCGCACCGGTTCGATCAACCTCGGCCAGGGCTTCCCCGACACCGACGGTCCCGCGCAGATCGCGCAGGCGGCCTCCCGCGCGGTCCTCACGGGACTCGGCAACCAGTACCCGCCGGGGCCCGGCGTCCCGGAGCTGCGCACCGCGATCGCCGCGCACCAGCAGCGCTTCTACGGCCTCGCGTACGACCCCGACACCGAGGTCCTCGTCACCGCCGGCGCCACGGAGGCCATCGCCGCGTCCCTGCTCGCCCTGCTGGAACCGGGTGACGAGGTCATCGCGCTGGAGCCGTACTACGACTCGTACGCGGCCTGCATCGCCATGGCCGGCGCGGTGCGCGTCCCCGTCACCCTGCGCCCGCACGCCGGAGCCTTCGTCCTCGACCTGGACGAACTGCGCGCCGCCGTCACCCCGCGCACCCGCCTGCTGCTCCTGAACACCCCGCACAACCCGACGGGCACCGTCCTGACCCCGGCCGAACTCGCCGCGGTCGCCGAGCTGGCCGTCGAGCGCGACCTGCTGGTCGTCACGGACGAGGTGTACGAGCACCTGGTCTTCGAAGGCGCCCACACCCCCCTGGCGGGCCTGCCGGGCATGCGCGAGCGGACGGTCACCATCTCCTCGGCCGGCAAGACCTTCTCGTTCACGGGCTGGAAGGTCGGCTGGGTCACCGCGCCCCCGGAACTGGTCACGGCGGTCCGCTCGGCGAAGCAGTTCCTCACCTACGTCTCCTCGGGCCCCTTCCAGTACGCGATCGCCGAGGCCCTCGCCCTGCCCGACGCGTACTACGACACCTTCCGCGCGGACCTGGCCGCCAAGCGCGACATCCTCGCCGACGGCCTGGCGGCGGCCGGCTTCGAGGTCTACCGCCCGCAGGGCACCTACTTCATCACCACGGACATCACCCCCCTCGGCGAGAAGGACGGCCTCGCCTTCTGCCGCGCCCTCCCCGAACGCTGCGGCGTGGTCGCCATCCCGAACCAGGTCTTCTACGACGACAAGTCCGCGGGCGCCACCCAGGTCCGCTGGGCCTTCTGCAAGCGCGAGGAAGTCCTGCGGGAGGCCGTGGAGCGGCTGCGGGAGCTTTAGGGGCGCGGCGCGGATTCCGTCCGGAGCGGGCGTTCGCGTGCCGGTCACCAAGCGTCCTTGCGGGGTTGTGTGGCCGGTGTGAAGCTGTGCGTCGTGCACCTGCCCCAAGCCCTCACCAACGGGTGAGCGGACCCACCACGGCGAGCCGGAAAGTCGGGATTCATGGCAACGGGCAGAGCGGCCGTGTCCGCGTCGCCGCTGGAGATGCGCGCGGTCAGGGCCGTACGGTCCGCCGCGCCCACCACCGTGATAGCGCTCGGGGTGTTCGCCGCCGTGCGCGGGGCCGGGGTGCTGGTGCTCGCCCTCGGGGCCTGGTGGGCCGGGCGGGATCCGCTCAAGGTGCTCGGCCGGTCCTGGGACTCCGACTGGTACCTCAGGATCGCCGCCCACGGCTACGGGCGGACCCTGATGTGGCCCGAGGCCGCCACCGGCACCGGGCCCGTGCAGAGCGACCTCGCCTTCTTCCCGCTCTACCCGACCCTGGTACGGGTCGTCTCCGAGGTACTGCCCGGCGGGACGGTCCCCGCCGCGCTCCTCGTCGCCTGGGTCTCCGCCGGGGTGGCCGCCCTCGGGATCTACCGGGTCGGGGAGCGGGTGATCGGCCCGCGCGCCGGACTGCTGCTCGTCGGGCTGTGGGCGGCGCTGCCGCACGCGGTGGTGCTGACCCTCGCCTACACCGAGGCCCTGCTGGCCGCCTTCGCCGCGTGGGCGCTGCACGCCCTGCTGCGCGGCCGCTGGCTGTGGGCCGCGGGCCTCGCCGTACTGGCCGGGCTGACCCGGCCCACCGGGCTGGCCGTCGCGGCCGCCGTCTCGGCCATGGCCCTCCACGAGATCGTCGTACGAAGATCCCGGGAACCCGAGGTGTGGCTGGCCGGGCTGCTGGCGCCGGCGGGCTGGGCGGCGTACGTCCTCGGCGTCGGGCTGAAGGTGGACGACCCGCTCGGCGGATACTTCGCCGTGCAGCGCAGCTGGGGATCGCGCTTCGACTTCGGCATCGGGGCGCTGCGCTCGGCGGAGCGGGTGCTGACCGGCGGGCACGTGCCGCTCGCCACCACCGTGACGGTGGTCCTGCTGGCCGCCGCCGGGCTGCTGGCGGCCTCGCTGCTCCTGGACCGCACCCCGCTGCCGCTGCTCGCGTACACCGCGGTCCTGCTGGTGATGGCCTACGGCGGGGCGGGCTTCTTCGAGTCCAAGCCGCGCTTCCTGCTGCCGGCCTTCCCGCTGCTCCTGCCGGTGGCCGCGGTCATGGCGAGAGCCCGGCCGCGCACCGCGGTCATGGTGACCGCGGTGGTGGCCGGGCTCTCGTACGGCTACGGGCTGTACCTGTTGCTGGTCGCCCGCGTGCCGCTGTAACGGCTAGTTGCTGGCGTCGCCGTTGCTGTCGTCGTCGCCGTCGGCGGAGTCGATGTCCTGCTCCAGGCCGAGCTGCTCGACGAGCCACTTGTCGAACTCGATGGACGCGCGGACCCAGCTGACCGTGGAGGACACGAAGTGCTCCAGGTTGACGCCGGTGCCGATCAGCATCTGCGCCTCACCGATCAGGCGGACCGAGCCGTCGTCGTGGGTGTGGCTGTAGACCTTCGGCCACAGGGTGCGGCGGTTCCAGTCGTCGATCGACTCGAGAAGCTGGGGCTTCTCGTCGATCTTGTGCGGACGGTCGTAGAAGGTACGCACAGAGAAAACCTGCTGCTCGTCCTCGCCGCGGAACATGAAGTAGGTACGGAACTCCTCCCACGGCGCCGCGAGGTCACCCTCGTCGTCGACGACGTACTTGAGTTCCATCTGCTCCAGCAGCTGCTTGACCAGATCCTGGTCGGGGACGACGGGGCCCGCCGGTCCTGTGGCCTGCGGTTCGGGCTGCTGCCCTCCGAAGTTCGGAATCGAGGCCGGGTCGATGCTCACCGTGTACTTCCCTTCGTGCGGATACCTGCATCCTCCCCCATGTCGCCCACCCCGTGTCCAGCCCCGGAGGCCCTATCCGCTCCGGGCGGAAACGCGTCCCGCCCGGAGCCCGGCCCCGGCCCGCCCGGAGCCCGCCCGGAGCCCGCCCGGAGCCCGCCCGGAGCGGGCCGGGGGCCGGCCGGGGGAGCTCAGAGTGCCTTGCCGACCAGCAGGTCCTCGCCCGCCACGTCGACCCGTACCGTGTCGCCGTCCCTGACCTCGCCGGAGAGGATCTCCTTCGCCAGCCGGTCGCCGATCGCCGTCTGGATCAGGCGGCGCAGCGGCCGGGCGCCGTACGCCGGGTCGTTGCCCTTGTCCGCCAGCCAGGCCAGGGCCTCGGGGGTGACGTCCAGGGTCAGCCGGCGGTCGGCGAGGCGCCGGGCCAGGCGGCCGATCTGGAGCTCCGCGATGTGGGCGAGCTCGTCCCGGTTCAGCGCGGAGAAGACGACCAGGTCGTCCAGGCGGTTGAGGAACTCCGGCTTGAAGGAGGCCCGCACCACGTCCAGGACCTGCTGCTTCTTCTGCTCCGCCGGGGTGAGCGGGTCCACCAGGAACTGGCTGCCCAGGTTCGAGGTCAGGATGAGGATGGTGTTGCGGAAATCCACCGTCCGGCCCTGCCCGTCCGTGAGCCGGCCGTCGTCCAGGACCTGGAGCAGGACGTCGAAGACCTCGGGGTGGGCCTTCTCCACCTCGTCCAGCAGCACCACGCTGTAGGGGCGGCGGCGGACGGCCTCGGTCAGCTGGCCGCCCTCCTCGTAGCCGACGTAGCCGGGCGGGGCGCCGACGAGACGGGCCACGCTGTGCTTCTCGCCGTACTCCGACATGTCGATGCGGACCATGGCCCGCTCGTCGTCGAAGAGGAAGTCGGCGAGCGCCTTGGCCAGCTCCGTCTTGCCCACGCCGGTGGGGCCGAGGAAGAGGAAGGAGCCGGTCGGGCGGTCCGGGTCGGCGATGCCGGCGCGGGTGCGGCGCACGGCGTCCGAGACGGCCCGCACGGCCTCGCCCTGGCCGATCAGCCGGCGGCCCAGCTCGTCCTCCATGCGGAGCAGCTTCTGGGTCTCGCCCTCCAGCAGCCGGCCGGCCGGGATGCCGGTCCAGGCGCCCACCACGTCGGCGATGTCGTCGGGGCCGACCTCGTCCTTGACCATCGCGGACTTGGAGCTGCCGGTCTTGGAGGCCTCTTCCTCCTCCTCGGTGGCCTCCGCCAGCTCGCGCTCCAGGGTCGGGATCTCCCCGTAGAGCAGCTTGGAGGCGGTGTCGAAGTCGCCGTCGCGCTGGGCGCGCTCGGCCTGGCCGCGCAGGTCGTCCAGGCGTTCCTTGAGTTCACCGACCCGGTTGAGGGACTGCTTCTCCTTCTCCCAGCGGGCGGTCAGGCCGCGCAGCTCCTCCTCCCGGTCCGCGAGGTCCTTGCGGATCTTCTCCAGGCGCTCGATGGAGGCCGGGTCGGACTCGTTCTTCAGGGCCAGCTCCTCCATCCGCAGCCGGTCCACGGAGCGCTGGAGCTCGTCGATCTCCAGCGGGGAGGAGTCGATCTCCATGCGCAGCCGGGACGCGGCCTCGTCGACGAGGTCGATGGCCTTGTCGGGGAGGAAGCGGGAGGTGATGTACCGGTCGGAGAGGGTCGCGGCGGCCACCAGCGCACTGTCGTTGATCACGACCTTGTGGTGGGCCTCGTAGCGGCCCTTGAGCCCGCGCAGGATCGCGATCGTGTCCTCGACGGACGGCTCGGCGACCAGCACCTGCTGGAAGCGCCGCTCCAGCGCCGGGTCCTTCTCGATCCGCTCGCGGTACTCGTCGAGGGTGGTCGCGCCGACCATCCGCAGCTCGCCGCGGGCCAGCATGGGCTTGAGCATGTTGCCGGCGTCCATGGCGGAGTCGCCGCCGGCGCCCGCGCCGACGACCGTGTGCAGCTCGTCGATGAAGGTGATGATCTGGCCGTCGCTCGACTTGATCTCGGCCAGTACGGTCTTCAGCCGCTCCTCGAACTCGCCGCGGTACTTGGCGCCGGCGACCATGGCGCCGAGGTCCAGGGAGACGAGGCGCTTGTTCTTCAGGGACTCGGGGACGTCGCCCTTGATGATGCGCTGGGCCAGGCCCTCGACGACGGCGGTCTTGCCGACGCCGGGCTCGCCGATGAGCACCGGGTTGTTCTTCGTACGGCGCGAGAGCACCTGCACGACGCGCCGGATCTCCTGGTCGCGGCCGATGACCGGGTCGAGCTTGCCCTCACGCGCCGCTGCGGTGAAGTCGGTGCCGAACTTCTCCAGGGCCTTGTACTGGCCCTCGGGATCGGGGGTGGTCACCCGCCGTCCTCCTCGTGCGTTCTCGAAGGCGTCGAGCAGCTTCTTCGCCGTCGCGCCCTGGGTGGAAAGGACCTCGCCGGCCGCGCCGCCCTTGGCGGCGATGGCGATGAGGAGGTGTTCGGTGGAGAGGTAGTCGTCGCCGAGCCGGCCGGCCTGCGCGTCGGCCTCGGCGAGTACGGCGAGCAGGTCGCGGGAGGGCTGCGGGGGCGCGACCGTGGACCCGGTGACGCTGGGCAGGGCCGCGAGCAGCCGCTCGGCGCCGCTGCGCACGGCGACCAGGTCGGCGTCGGTGGCGACCAGCAGGTCGGTCAGGTTCTCGTTGTCCTCGCCGGCGAGGAGGGCCAGCAGCAGGTGCGCGGGGGTCAGATCCGCATGGCCGTCCTTGACGGCCCTGCTGGTGGCGGCGTTCAGCGCGTCACGGCTCTTGTTGGTCAGCTCGGCGTCCACTGCGTCTTCTCCTCTCCCCGAGGGGTGCGTCCTCCAACAACACTGACAGCGTCAGCGTATGCAAAGTTGAGTCTATTCCACTCAAGGCAACTGAGGACACCGTTGCGCCGTACCCTTCGGCGCATGTCCCATGACGTACTCAACCCGACGCCCGAGTACCTCGCCTTCTGGCGGGAGCGGCACGTCTGCACCCTGACCACCCCGCGCCCCGACGGCACGCCCCACGTGGTGCCGGTGGGCGTGACGTACGACCCGGAGGCCGGCCTGGCCCGGGTGATCAGCAACCGGCACAGCAAGAAGGTGCGCAACATCCTGGTGGCGCAGGAGGCGCAGCCGCAGGGCGCACGCGTCGCGGTCTGCCAGATGGAGGGGCGGCGCTGGGCCACCCTGGAGGGCCGCGCGGTGATCCGCACGGACGAGGCGTCGGTCGCCGACGCGGTGGCGCGCTACGCGGAGCGCTACGGGCGCACGCCGTCGCCCAATCCCGACCGCGTGGTCATGGAGATCACCCTGGACCGGGCCATGGGGCGCGCGTAGAAGGGGTGCCGTGCCGGTCGGGCCGGACACACCCCTGGGGCGGTTGATTCTTCATCTTGTCCGGTTCAGGCACTGGACGCGGACATCACAACGGCGCCATCGTGGTCAGGTCCACGATGGCGCCGTTGTGTGGGGGTAGCGCCTGAGCGATCTGGAACGACGGGGGAATCGCTTCAGGCACTGCGGGGGGTGGCGGTGGTGATATCGGGTTCGAAGAGCTGGTGGTCGCGCTGATCGAGATTGACGAAGACCATTCCGTAGCGCACCTCGCAGCGGACGGGCTGCGGCGCGCCCCGCGGGCGGCGCAGGCACCGGTAGGCACGTACGTCCTCGTCCTCCTCGCGCACGACGACGATCGGTTGGCCGAACAGGGTGACCATCAGCGAGTCGCCAGGGTGGGGGATGGCCGTGGCGAGATCGATGAACTGCCAGCCCGAGCGGTACGCGGAGGCCATCTCGCGGCGGAAGCCGCGGTCGTCGGGGGTCACGCGGACACCGTCACAGGGGTCTCGGTCCAGCCCGTATCGTCCTTACCCCCGCCACTCAGCCGGCCGCTGGTCCAGCCGGTGTCCGCGTACTTACCCACGGGCGCCGTGGTCCAGCCGGTGTCGAACTCCGTGCTCGTCAGGCTCGTGCCCTGACCGTCCCTAGCGCTCCCCGCGTCACTTTCGACGGCGCTGACTGCCCCAAAAACCGCAACGGCGGAGAAAACTATGGCAAGCACCGAGCGAAGCATTCTCTTGTACATGGTCGGCTTCGTCCTCACTTGATGGAATCCTCTCCCCCGCGTGACAGACGATGGCTCATTCAGGCACGTCAATGCCACAGGG encodes:
- a CDS encoding YbjN domain-containing protein, whose product is MSIDPASIPNFGGQQPEPQATGPAGPVVPDQDLVKQLLEQMELKYVVDDEGDLAAPWEEFRTYFMFRGEDEQQVFSVRTFYDRPHKIDEKPQLLESIDDWNRRTLWPKVYSHTHDDGSVRLIGEAQMLIGTGVNLEHFVSSTVSWVRASIEFDKWLVEQLGLEQDIDSADGDDDSNGDASN
- a CDS encoding polyamine aminopropyltransferase — encoded protein: MIDRSVPRRVLPAPEPRRAATVPAALPVRPRTGRLLVLATVFICAACGLVYELELLALGTYLIGDSVTQASVVLSVMVFAMGVGSLLAKRFRHRPAFGFGAIEAGLALLGGLSAIALYASFAWLGESRPALVAFSFAIGVLIGAEIPLLMVLIQRIRRQDAGGAVADLFAADYVGALVGGLAFPFLLLPMLGQLTGAMVTGTVNVIVGGGLVLWLFRRDLSRRCRWLLVAANVTVLAVLASATVLADDFERTARRAVYGGEVRVAVQTGVQELVLTGPSTGSPRSLDLYLDGRLRVSGYDEYRYHEALVHPAMTGPHARVLVLGGGDGLAAREVLRYRDVSSVTVVELDPGVVRLARTDPMLSALNARVYEDPRLAVVTQDAFRWLRGPAAGDGFDVIVSDLPDPGITPSTKLYSQEFYGLAARALRPGGRIAVHAGPLATRPRAYWTVDSTLRAAGLRTAPYSAGGRLTGFAAGPDRTPLGVTDAPPQDWGFVLAARDQDPPLRVDRDTPALRSLSTRSLQDAARDAERTRVPGLPPSTLPHPRYS
- the clpB gene encoding ATP-dependent chaperone ClpB; this translates as MDAELTNKSRDALNAATSRAVKDGHADLTPAHLLLALLAGEDNENLTDLLVATDADLVAVRSGAERLLAALPSVTGSTVAPPQPSRDLLAVLAEADAQAGRLGDDYLSTEHLLIAIAAKGGAAGEVLSTQGATAKKLLDAFENARGGRRVTTPDPEGQYKALEKFGTDFTAAAREGKLDPVIGRDQEIRRVVQVLSRRTKNNPVLIGEPGVGKTAVVEGLAQRIIKGDVPESLKNKRLVSLDLGAMVAGAKYRGEFEERLKTVLAEIKSSDGQIITFIDELHTVVGAGAGGDSAMDAGNMLKPMLARGELRMVGATTLDEYRERIEKDPALERRFQQVLVAEPSVEDTIAILRGLKGRYEAHHKVVINDSALVAAATLSDRYITSRFLPDKAIDLVDEAASRLRMEIDSSPLEIDELQRSVDRLRMEELALKNESDPASIERLEKIRKDLADREEELRGLTARWEKEKQSLNRVGELKERLDDLRGQAERAQRDGDFDTASKLLYGEIPTLERELAEATEEEEEASKTGSSKSAMVKDEVGPDDIADVVGAWTGIPAGRLLEGETQKLLRMEDELGRRLIGQGEAVRAVSDAVRRTRAGIADPDRPTGSFLFLGPTGVGKTELAKALADFLFDDERAMVRIDMSEYGEKHSVARLVGAPPGYVGYEEGGQLTEAVRRRPYSVVLLDEVEKAHPEVFDVLLQVLDDGRLTDGQGRTVDFRNTILILTSNLGSQFLVDPLTPAEQKKQQVLDVVRASFKPEFLNRLDDLVVFSALNRDELAHIAELQIGRLARRLADRRLTLDVTPEALAWLADKGNDPAYGARPLRRLIQTAIGDRLAKEILSGEVRDGDTVRVDVAGEDLLVGKAL
- a CDS encoding DUF2617 family protein gives rise to the protein MLTTLQTSYTDTRAADLAWALGRDRLPALAVLNLELSGAKVELRLLGASHQVLLEEGEVLCSETVACMPGSSTPLPLGVAKRVGDWEYEFAARVETLSRGSFAGRAQELLALVADHPNGLAGTFPGSPHAFTAMLAQRFEGQVRWRTWHAYPQEGQLVATRTRVGVRMGAPATALESPALL
- a CDS encoding (2Fe-2S)-binding protein; protein product: MASAYRSGWQFIDLATAIPHPGDSLMVTLFGQPIVVVREEDEDVRAYRCLRRPRGAPQPVRCEVRYGMVFVNLDQRDHQLFEPDITTATPRSA
- a CDS encoding pyridoxamine 5'-phosphate oxidase family protein, with the protein product MSHDVLNPTPEYLAFWRERHVCTLTTPRPDGTPHVVPVGVTYDPEAGLARVISNRHSKKVRNILVAQEAQPQGARVAVCQMEGRRWATLEGRAVIRTDEASVADAVARYAERYGRTPSPNPDRVVMEITLDRAMGRA
- a CDS encoding pyridoxal phosphate-dependent aminotransferase is translated as MTPMSAPVSSDRPFLNRRLAAFGTTIFAEMSALAGRTGSINLGQGFPDTDGPAQIAQAASRAVLTGLGNQYPPGPGVPELRTAIAAHQQRFYGLAYDPDTEVLVTAGATEAIAASLLALLEPGDEVIALEPYYDSYAACIAMAGAVRVPVTLRPHAGAFVLDLDELRAAVTPRTRLLLLNTPHNPTGTVLTPAELAAVAELAVERDLLVVTDEVYEHLVFEGAHTPLAGLPGMRERTVTISSAGKTFSFTGWKVGWVTAPPELVTAVRSAKQFLTYVSSGPFQYAIAEALALPDAYYDTFRADLAAKRDILADGLAAAGFEVYRPQGTYFITTDITPLGEKDGLAFCRALPERCGVVAIPNQVFYDDKSAGATQVRWAFCKREEVLREAVERLREL